The following proteins are co-located in the Candidatus Nanopelagicales bacterium genome:
- a CDS encoding P-II family nitrogen regulator, whose product MKLVTAVIKPFKLEEVKSALEAYGIHGLTVSEASGYGRQKGHTEVYRGAEYTVDLVPKIRVEVLVDSDDAESVVDVIVKTAQTGRIGDGKVWTTPVDTVVRVRTGERGVDAL is encoded by the coding sequence ATGAAGCTCGTCACTGCAGTGATCAAGCCGTTCAAGTTGGAAGAGGTGAAGTCGGCGCTGGAGGCCTATGGGATCCACGGGCTGACGGTCTCCGAAGCCAGCGGCTATGGCAGGCAGAAAGGCCACACTGAGGTCTACCGCGGGGCGGAGTACACCGTCGACCTTGTACCCAAGATCCGGGTGGAGGTGCTCGTCGACTCCGACGACGCCGAGTCTGTGGTCGACGTCATCGTGAAGACGGCCCAGACCGGCCGGATCGGTGACGGCAAGGTGTGGACCACCCCCGTCGACACCGTGGTGCGGGTGCGCACCGGTGAACGCGGCGTGGACGCCCTTTAA
- a CDS encoding [protein-PII] uridylyltransferase, translating to MQVDGTVSATADTAEATTHFVTSRAELLRRPGPPSPGRRRALVALTDEWLQEVFRLAGGTARRAALVAIGGYGRGELSVGSDLDLLLLHDGSVGDLPDRIWYPVWDSKIRLDHSVRTLSEARRLAARDLKVVLGLLDARAVAGDELLVERLVSSIRSDWRGFAPKRIEELRASVDERRERQGEVAHLLEPDLKESYGGLRDVTVLRAIAAGWLTDIPHAEMEPATGLLLDTRDALHMRTGRHSDRLIMQEQDGVAAVLGCPDSDALMRSVSAAGRLVAHASDTTWYRVARVTRRSARRPFRRLSGRGDRSPLADGVVMQHGEAVLAAEARPARDPLLLLRAAAAAAQAGVHLAPHAVVRLATESAPMPVPWPASARDSLVSLLGAGRATLPVWEALDQAGAIGPLIPGWDVVRSAPQRNPVHRFTVDRHLVETAIQASKYQRDVQRPDLLMVAALLHDIGKGRPGRDHTEAGVEQVQVIAPQLGFDDADTRTLVTLVQHHLLLPETATRRDPEDPVTVQRVVDAVGDRETLELLFALTRADAQATGPAAWSEWRAALMTDLVHRARSVLAGEPGPTGDTLTPEQEELLQTGRTDVMVGADAPGSMITVTVTAPDRIGLLATVAGVLAANRLDVRAARATGAAGMALSQWTVDPGFSGRPATERLREDLRRALSGALDLPALLDKREKSYRDRGEILALDPRVEVVADASERAVVVEVRTYDRPGALYRLATAIAEAGLDIIGARADSLGSNVIDVFYLRDAEGARPAPDRVTDLVARLTEVARADSTPAVAPA from the coding sequence GTGCAGGTCGACGGAACAGTGAGCGCTACGGCCGACACGGCCGAGGCCACCACACATTTCGTCACATCCCGTGCCGAGTTGCTGCGGCGCCCCGGACCACCGAGTCCGGGGCGCCGTCGCGCGCTCGTGGCCCTGACTGACGAGTGGCTCCAAGAGGTGTTCCGGCTGGCCGGGGGGACCGCTCGGCGCGCGGCACTTGTCGCGATCGGCGGGTACGGGCGCGGTGAACTGTCGGTCGGCAGTGACCTGGATCTCCTTCTTCTGCACGATGGTTCGGTCGGGGATCTCCCCGACCGGATCTGGTACCCGGTCTGGGACAGCAAGATCCGCCTGGACCACTCGGTGCGCACCTTGTCCGAGGCCCGCCGGCTGGCCGCGCGCGACCTGAAGGTCGTGCTCGGACTGCTCGATGCCCGAGCAGTGGCCGGTGACGAGTTGCTGGTGGAGCGATTGGTCAGTTCGATCCGATCCGACTGGCGCGGCTTCGCTCCCAAACGGATTGAGGAACTGCGCGCATCCGTCGACGAACGGCGGGAGCGTCAAGGTGAAGTCGCGCATCTTCTTGAGCCGGATCTCAAGGAGTCCTACGGCGGTCTTCGTGACGTCACCGTGCTGCGCGCGATCGCGGCCGGTTGGCTCACAGACATCCCGCACGCGGAGATGGAGCCGGCGACAGGGCTGCTCCTGGATACTCGGGATGCGCTTCACATGCGCACCGGGCGGCACTCCGACCGGCTGATCATGCAAGAACAGGATGGGGTGGCAGCCGTCCTGGGGTGCCCCGACTCCGACGCACTGATGCGTTCGGTCTCCGCTGCCGGGCGTTTGGTCGCACATGCGAGCGACACCACCTGGTACCGCGTCGCCCGGGTGACGCGCCGCTCCGCGCGCCGCCCGTTCCGTCGCCTCAGTGGCCGCGGCGACCGCTCTCCACTGGCCGACGGTGTCGTGATGCAGCACGGTGAAGCGGTCCTGGCCGCCGAAGCGCGCCCCGCCCGCGACCCCCTGCTGTTGCTGCGGGCCGCCGCCGCCGCGGCTCAGGCAGGGGTGCATCTCGCCCCCCATGCCGTTGTGCGCTTGGCCACCGAGTCCGCCCCGATGCCGGTGCCATGGCCAGCCTCGGCGCGAGACTCGCTGGTATCGCTACTCGGTGCAGGACGCGCGACACTGCCTGTTTGGGAAGCCTTGGATCAGGCCGGCGCCATCGGTCCGCTGATTCCGGGTTGGGATGTGGTCCGAAGCGCACCGCAGCGCAATCCGGTGCATAGATTCACGGTGGACCGGCACCTCGTCGAGACGGCCATCCAGGCGTCGAAGTACCAACGCGACGTTCAGCGTCCTGACCTGCTGATGGTGGCGGCGCTTCTGCATGACATCGGTAAGGGTCGACCCGGGCGGGATCACACCGAGGCCGGGGTGGAACAAGTCCAAGTCATCGCACCCCAGTTGGGATTCGATGACGCCGACACTCGAACCCTCGTCACTTTGGTGCAGCACCACCTGCTGCTGCCGGAGACCGCCACCAGGCGAGATCCTGAGGACCCGGTCACCGTCCAGCGCGTGGTCGATGCTGTCGGCGATAGGGAGACTCTGGAGTTGCTCTTCGCGTTGACCCGGGCCGACGCTCAGGCGACAGGTCCTGCCGCCTGGAGTGAGTGGCGAGCCGCGTTGATGACGGACCTCGTCCATCGTGCTCGCAGCGTGCTTGCCGGCGAGCCTGGCCCGACCGGCGACACGCTCACCCCGGAACAGGAGGAACTCCTGCAAACCGGACGTACCGACGTCATGGTGGGGGCGGACGCCCCCGGCAGCATGATCACCGTCACCGTGACAGCACCCGATCGCATCGGCTTGCTGGCCACTGTCGCCGGAGTCCTCGCCGCCAACCGCCTCGACGTACGAGCGGCCCGAGCCACAGGTGCCGCTGGGATGGCGTTGTCGCAGTGGACCGTCGATCCCGGTTTCAGTGGTCGGCCCGCTACCGAGCGATTGCGTGAGGACCTGCGGCGAGCGCTGTCCGGCGCTCTCGACCTCCCTGCGTTGCTCGACAAGCGCGAGAAGTCCTATCGCGATCGTGGCGAGATCTTGGCGCTGGACCCCCGCGTGGAGGTCGTGGCCGACGCGTCCGAACGTGCCGTTGTGGTCGAGGTCCGCACTTACGACCGACCGGGGGCGCTGTATCGGCTCGCCACCGCGATCGCCGAGGCGGGACTCGACATCATCGGGGCGCGAGCCGATTCGCTGGGATCAAACGTGATCGATGTGTTCTACCTTCGTGACGCAGAGGGTGCCCGACCCGCTCCCGACCGGGTCACGGACCTGGTGGCCCGCCTCACCGAAGTCGCCCGAGCAGATTCGACTCCCGCCGTGGCGCCCGCGTGA
- the ffh gene encoding signal recognition particle protein, producing MFASLSDRLTATFKNLRGKGRLSEEDIDTTVREIRLALLDADVALPVVRAFCARVKERALDVEVSKALNPGQQVVKIVNEELIAILGGDTRRLRFAKTPPTVIMLAGLQGAGKTTLAGKLARYLKDQGHQPMLVAADLQRPNAVDQLQIVGERADVVVYAPEPGNGVGDPVDVSRRAMREAELKLHDIVIVDTAGRLAIDTELMQQLRDIRDTVHPDEVLLVVDAMIGQDAVNTAVLFNEQVGFDGAVLTKLDGDARGGAALSIVGVTGRPIMFASTGEKVTDFETFHPDRMAGRILDMGDVLSLIEQAERVFDAEQAQRMAGKVERGEDFTLNDFLEQMQAVKKMGSLSKLLGMLPGMGEVKDQLESLDDREIDRVAAIIQSMTPAERQDPKILNGSRRARIARGAGVEVKNINALVERFGEAQKMMRQMRSGKGPGLPGMPTMPGVGGGKKSRGRSGGKAKAKKGRSGNPAKRAEQEAAAASGRPLVDPESLELPSQFKDLLGRQ from the coding sequence TTGTTCGCGTCACTGTCCGATCGTCTGACCGCCACGTTCAAGAACCTCCGCGGGAAGGGTCGGTTGTCCGAGGAGGACATCGACACCACCGTCCGCGAGATCCGACTGGCGCTGCTCGACGCCGACGTCGCCCTCCCAGTGGTCCGAGCCTTCTGCGCCCGCGTCAAGGAGAGGGCCCTGGATGTCGAGGTCTCCAAGGCGCTGAACCCCGGCCAGCAGGTCGTCAAGATCGTCAACGAGGAACTCATCGCCATCCTGGGCGGCGACACCCGACGGCTGCGTTTCGCCAAGACCCCGCCCACGGTGATCATGCTGGCCGGGCTACAGGGGGCGGGCAAAACCACGCTTGCGGGCAAGTTGGCTCGATATCTGAAGGACCAGGGGCACCAGCCGATGCTCGTGGCGGCCGACCTGCAACGACCCAACGCCGTCGATCAACTGCAGATCGTGGGGGAACGCGCCGACGTCGTGGTCTATGCGCCCGAACCGGGGAACGGGGTCGGCGACCCCGTGGACGTGTCCCGCCGGGCGATGCGCGAGGCGGAACTCAAACTGCACGACATCGTCATCGTCGACACGGCGGGCCGTCTGGCGATCGACACCGAACTCATGCAGCAGTTGCGCGACATCCGCGACACCGTCCACCCCGACGAAGTGCTGCTCGTGGTCGACGCCATGATCGGCCAGGACGCCGTCAACACAGCCGTCCTGTTCAACGAACAGGTCGGGTTCGATGGCGCCGTTCTCACCAAGCTCGATGGCGACGCCCGCGGTGGTGCCGCGTTGTCCATCGTGGGGGTCACCGGTCGTCCGATCATGTTCGCCTCGACGGGGGAGAAGGTCACCGACTTCGAGACCTTCCATCCGGATCGCATGGCCGGGCGCATCCTCGACATGGGCGACGTCCTCAGCCTGATCGAGCAGGCTGAGCGTGTCTTCGACGCCGAGCAGGCGCAACGCATGGCCGGCAAGGTGGAGCGCGGTGAGGACTTCACCCTCAACGACTTCCTCGAGCAGATGCAGGCCGTCAAGAAGATGGGGTCGTTGTCCAAGCTGCTCGGAATGCTGCCCGGCATGGGCGAAGTGAAGGATCAACTCGAGTCCTTGGACGACCGCGAGATCGATCGGGTGGCGGCCATCATCCAGTCCATGACCCCGGCCGAGCGGCAGGATCCGAAGATCCTCAATGGCTCCCGACGGGCCCGGATCGCTCGTGGAGCCGGTGTCGAGGTCAAGAACATCAATGCGTTGGTCGAACGTTTCGGCGAGGCGCAGAAGATGATGCGGCAGATGCGCAGTGGCAAGGGCCCTGGGCTTCCCGGCATGCCGACCATGCCGGGCGTCGGTGGCGGCAAGAAGTCGAGGGGCCGATCTGGCGGCAAGGCGAAGGCCAAGAAGGGTCGCTCCGGCAATCCCGCCAAACGGGCCGAACAAGAAGCTGCCGCAGCATCGGGGCGCCCGCTGGTCGATCCGGAGTCACTGGAACTCCCCTCCCAGTTCAAGGATCTGCTCGGGCGGCAGTGA
- the rpsP gene encoding 30S ribosomal protein S16, whose protein sequence is MAVKIKLKRIGKTRVPQYRIVIADARTARGGRAIEELGIYQPKQNPSLIRVDSERVQYWLSVGAQPTEPVMAILKVTGDWQKFKGEPGAEGTLQVAEPKVDRKAVFAAAAAEAVGEKDRLDEVKSRAAAKAAEAREAAKGDQSEASDDAAAAASDAGDAAAETSAAPESSSATEDSSAAVASAAAEESQSEQQPEAAATPASSDEAS, encoded by the coding sequence GTGGCTGTCAAGATCAAGTTGAAGCGGATCGGAAAGACCCGCGTCCCGCAGTACCGCATCGTCATCGCCGATGCCCGCACCGCCCGTGGCGGTCGCGCCATCGAGGAACTGGGCATCTACCAGCCCAAGCAGAACCCGAGTCTGATCAGAGTCGACTCCGAGCGGGTGCAGTACTGGTTGTCGGTCGGCGCCCAGCCCACCGAGCCCGTCATGGCCATCCTCAAGGTCACCGGCGACTGGCAGAAGTTCAAGGGTGAGCCCGGCGCCGAGGGGACCCTCCAGGTCGCCGAACCCAAGGTGGATCGCAAGGCGGTCTTCGCCGCCGCCGCCGCTGAGGCAGTCGGTGAGAAGGACCGACTGGACGAGGTCAAGTCGCGCGCCGCGGCCAAGGCGGCCGAGGCCCGCGAGGCCGCGAAGGGTGACCAGTCCGAGGCATCTGACGACGCTGCGGCCGCAGCGTCGGACGCCGGGGATGCTGCCGCCGAGACCTCGGCTGCACCCGAGAGTTCCTCGGCCACCGAAGACTCCTCGGCTGCCGTGGCGTCCGCGGCCGCCGAAGAGTCCCAATCAGAGCAGCAGCCTGAGGCAGCCGCGACCCCGGCGTCGTCGGACGAGGCGAGCTGA
- a CDS encoding RNA-binding protein has product MLAEALEHLVRGIVDNPDDVSVKERTHRRGMTLKVRVHPGDMGRVIGKAGRTATALRTVVSSLAGRDGVRIDFVDTTEH; this is encoded by the coding sequence ATGCTCGCCGAGGCGCTTGAGCACCTGGTCCGGGGCATCGTCGACAATCCGGACGATGTCTCCGTCAAGGAACGCACGCATCGTCGCGGCATGACCTTGAAGGTGCGAGTGCATCCTGGCGACATGGGTCGGGTCATCGGCAAAGCCGGGCGCACCGCGACCGCCCTGCGGACCGTGGTCTCGTCGCTCGCGGGTCGCGATGGAGTTCGCATCGACTTCGTGGATACCACCGAGCACTGA
- the rimM gene encoding ribosome maturation factor RimM (Essential for efficient processing of 16S rRNA) yields MWVRVARIGKPFGVRGQVTVQVFTDEPDARFTTGVELARSDAGADPVTVLSAQCMGTRWVLSFVGIDDRNAAEELRGTELFAPAVTAAGEDEWFDWQLLDQPCVDPTGSELGRVVAVEHLPAHDLLVVRTRTGQDVRVPFVSAIVPQVTGRAVVIDPPDGLFAAEGADGGID; encoded by the coding sequence GTGTGGGTGCGCGTTGCGCGGATCGGTAAGCCGTTCGGCGTGAGAGGGCAGGTCACGGTCCAGGTCTTCACCGACGAACCCGACGCGCGGTTCACCACGGGCGTCGAGTTGGCCCGTTCCGACGCCGGTGCCGATCCCGTGACGGTGCTGTCCGCGCAGTGCATGGGCACGCGGTGGGTGCTCTCCTTCGTCGGCATCGACGACCGCAACGCCGCGGAGGAGCTGCGCGGAACCGAACTCTTCGCACCGGCCGTGACTGCCGCCGGCGAGGACGAGTGGTTCGACTGGCAGCTCCTCGATCAGCCCTGCGTCGATCCGACCGGATCAGAGCTCGGTCGAGTCGTGGCGGTCGAACATCTTCCTGCACACGACCTGCTCGTGGTCCGCACGCGGACGGGCCAGGACGTTCGCGTGCCGTTCGTGAGCGCCATAGTGCCGCAGGTAACCGGTCGGGCTGTGGTCATCGATCCGCCTGACGGGTTGTTCGCAGCTGAAGGCGCCGACGGTGGGATCGACTGA
- the trmD gene encoding tRNA (guanosine(37)-N1)-methyltransferase TrmD — translation MRIDIVSIFPEYLAPLRLSLVGRAIEGGLVDLHVHDLRSTTTDRHRTVDDTPFGGGPGMVMMAQPWGLALDPLVTDRGAVVVVPTPSGRLFTQREAASLVGREHLILACGRYEGIDDRVWLHYRDQGIEVRELSIGDYVLAGGEAAALVIVEAVVRLLPGVLGNDESADDDSFAPDRSAALEGPNYTKPREWRGLSVPEVLLSGDHARIAAWRGHQSLLRTRTNRPDLESGHPDQ, via the coding sequence GTGCGCATCGACATCGTCAGCATCTTCCCTGAGTACCTGGCGCCGTTGCGACTGTCGCTCGTCGGTCGGGCGATCGAGGGCGGTCTCGTCGATCTCCATGTACACGATTTGCGCTCCACCACCACGGACCGGCATCGCACCGTCGATGACACGCCGTTCGGTGGTGGTCCGGGAATGGTGATGATGGCCCAGCCCTGGGGTCTCGCGCTCGACCCGCTCGTGACGGACAGGGGCGCGGTCGTTGTTGTCCCGACTCCTTCTGGACGACTCTTCACGCAGCGCGAGGCGGCGTCGCTCGTAGGCCGCGAACACCTGATCCTCGCCTGTGGCCGGTATGAAGGCATCGACGACCGAGTCTGGCTGCACTACCGAGATCAGGGGATAGAAGTCCGGGAGTTGTCCATCGGCGATTACGTCCTGGCCGGGGGAGAGGCTGCGGCGTTGGTGATCGTCGAGGCCGTGGTACGCCTGCTCCCTGGAGTGCTCGGCAACGATGAGTCGGCCGACGACGATTCCTTCGCTCCGGATCGATCGGCGGCGCTCGAAGGCCCCAACTACACGAAGCCACGCGAATGGCGAGGGCTGTCCGTTCCGGAGGTGCTGCTCAGTGGCGATCACGCCCGGATCGCAGCTTGGCGCGGGCACCAGTCGTTGCTGCGCACTCGCACGAACCGGCCGGATCTGGAGTCGGGTCATCCCGACCAGTGA
- the rplS gene encoding 50S ribosomal protein L19, whose amino-acid sequence MRKLDFVDDVSLRSDLPDFRPGDTVKVHVKVIEGTRSRIQVFQGVVLARSGAGLRETFTVRKVSFGTGVERRFPLHSPIIDKIEVVSRGDVRRAKLYYLRDRRGKAAKIREKRENV is encoded by the coding sequence ATGCGCAAGCTCGATTTCGTCGACGATGTGTCGCTGCGCAGCGACCTCCCCGATTTCCGCCCCGGCGACACCGTCAAGGTGCACGTGAAGGTCATCGAAGGCACCCGATCACGCATCCAGGTTTTCCAGGGCGTCGTACTCGCCCGCAGCGGTGCCGGCCTGCGCGAGACATTCACCGTGCGCAAGGTGTCCTTCGGCACCGGAGTCGAGCGCCGCTTCCCCCTGCACTCGCCGATCATCGACAAGATCGAGGTCGTCAGTCGGGGTGACGTTCGGCGCGCGAAGCTCTACTACCTGCGCGATCGTCGCGGCAAGGCCGCCAAGATCCGGGAGAAGCGCGAAAACGTCTGA
- the lepB gene encoding signal peptidase I, with protein MPRQREKESHKLPLWLEMPLVIVVAVLLAFAVKTFLVQIFYIPSGSMENTLLVGDRVAVNRLAYRLGEPARGDVIVFDGVDSFVPADQAPPSEGPIEGLLTELGRTVGVVPPPDTVFVKRVIGVGGDRVVCCDDKGRIEVNGQPIGEPYLYPGDKPSSTRFDVKVPQGKLWVMGDHRSASADSRAHMGEPGGGFVPVDRALGRAFAVIWPQAQWQMLSTPPWAEKLNQESPNS; from the coding sequence GTGCCCAGACAGCGTGAGAAGGAGTCCCACAAACTTCCGCTCTGGCTGGAGATGCCGCTGGTCATCGTGGTCGCTGTGCTCCTGGCCTTCGCGGTCAAGACCTTTCTCGTCCAGATCTTCTACATCCCCTCGGGATCGATGGAGAACACACTCCTCGTCGGCGACCGGGTGGCCGTCAATCGACTCGCCTACCGTCTGGGGGAGCCCGCTCGTGGCGACGTCATCGTCTTTGATGGCGTGGATTCGTTCGTTCCGGCCGACCAGGCTCCGCCCTCCGAGGGTCCGATCGAAGGTCTCCTGACCGAACTCGGGCGCACAGTCGGTGTTGTTCCCCCGCCCGACACCGTCTTCGTCAAGCGCGTCATCGGGGTCGGGGGCGACCGCGTCGTGTGCTGCGACGACAAGGGTCGGATCGAGGTCAACGGGCAGCCCATCGGTGAGCCCTATCTGTACCCGGGTGACAAGCCCAGCAGTACCCGTTTCGACGTCAAGGTCCCGCAGGGGAAGTTGTGGGTCATGGGCGATCACCGCTCTGCCTCTGCGGACAGCCGCGCGCACATGGGCGAGCCGGGTGGGGGATTCGTTCCGGTCGATCGTGCTCTGGGCCGCGCATTCGCGGTCATCTGGCCCCAGGCGCAATGGCAGATGCTGTCGACTCCGCCATGGGCGGAGAAACTCAACCAGGAGAGTCCCAACTCCTGA
- a CDS encoding ribonuclease HII: MRPTLRFERDLLRRGHATVAGIDEVGRGAIAGPVAVGVVVIDGRTRTAPKGLRDSKLLSPAQRQSLDPRLRRWSLEHAVGSSGPDEIDRWGLITALRLAALRALEQVGSIGAVILDGSHDWLTAPAQSELDLGPAIPWPRVSVPIVHRVVKGDRSCSTVAAASVIAKVTRDAEMGELAVRDRRYGWDVNKGYSTADHNAAIRRWGLCEQHRRSWTVASAASVDLSEFHSPPSQTVVPS; encoded by the coding sequence ATGCGGCCGACGTTGCGCTTCGAGAGGGACCTCTTGCGCCGGGGGCACGCGACCGTCGCAGGAATCGACGAAGTGGGCCGCGGTGCCATCGCCGGTCCTGTGGCCGTCGGCGTCGTCGTGATCGACGGCCGTACCCGGACCGCTCCGAAGGGTCTGCGGGATTCGAAACTTCTATCGCCCGCGCAAAGGCAGTCGCTCGACCCACGCCTGCGCCGGTGGTCGTTGGAGCACGCGGTCGGAAGCTCCGGTCCCGACGAGATCGACCGCTGGGGGCTGATCACCGCGCTCCGGCTCGCTGCGTTGCGTGCGCTGGAACAAGTAGGCTCCATCGGCGCGGTCATCCTCGACGGCTCACACGACTGGCTGACAGCTCCGGCGCAGTCCGAACTCGACCTTGGACCTGCGATCCCCTGGCCGCGTGTCAGCGTTCCGATCGTTCATCGGGTGGTCAAGGGCGATCGGTCGTGTTCGACAGTGGCGGCGGCCAGTGTCATCGCCAAGGTCACCAGGGACGCGGAGATGGGCGAACTCGCAGTCCGGGATCGCCGGTACGGCTGGGACGTCAACAAGGGCTACAGCACTGCCGACCACAATGCAGCCATCCGTCGGTGGGGGCTGTGCGAGCAGCATCGCAGGTCCTGGACGGTGGCCTCCGCTGCGTCAGTCGACCTGTCCGAATTCCACAGCCCACCCTCGCAGACCGTCGTCCCCAGTTGA
- a CDS encoding YraN family protein codes for MTSTRQRLGRLGENLACRHLRDLGFLILDRNWRCRDGEIDVVALDSGQVVICEVRTRHGTTAGTPAESITRSKIRRLRKLAWQWLQHRGAKTSWVRIDVIGIQIDDLGRHEITHIRGVE; via the coding sequence ATGACCTCAACACGGCAACGACTGGGCAGGCTCGGCGAAAATCTGGCCTGCCGCCACCTTCGTGATCTCGGCTTCCTGATCCTCGACCGCAACTGGCGGTGCAGAGACGGCGAGATCGACGTCGTCGCGCTCGATTCCGGGCAGGTCGTCATCTGTGAGGTCCGCACCCGACACGGCACGACAGCGGGCACACCCGCCGAATCCATCACGCGCAGCAAGATCAGGCGGTTGCGCAAACTGGCCTGGCAGTGGCTGCAGCATCGGGGGGCCAAGACCTCTTGGGTCCGGATCGATGTCATCGGGATCCAGATCGATGACCTCGGCCGGCACGAGATCACACACATACGTGGAGTCGAGTGA
- a CDS encoding YifB family Mg chelatase-like AAA ATPase, which yields MALACSHGAVCVGLSGQVIEVQVHLSNGLPGMTIVGLPDTSISESRDRVRSAVVNSGFEWPTGRITVGLSPAFEHKRGSGLDLAVAVAVLAGNGAVKQGKVDGAVFLGELGLDGSVRPIPGAVAMALGITRGTGAVVYAGPDTAARIARVPGLRVVPVASLRETIDVIRGDRAPTPVTSGPHVIDDGGFPELSDVVGQPLACRALEVAAAGGHHVLLSGPPGVGKTMLAQRLPGLLPPLTDAQVLQVAAIRDAIDGVGTDALSRVPPFQAPHHTASHIAMVGGAVGGATRPGQITLAHHGVLFLDEAPEFARATLEVLRQPLEDGYVSIARAAVSERLPASFQLVLAANPCPCGDDAHCECTAVERRRYRARLSGPLLDRIDLRIRLAPPLGTVPGMVSHEVRARVSAARARAQERLTQHGHSLNSRVPTGLLHGALSLTPRGQADLDRLSREAGWSRRSSDRLIRVAWSISDLTGGSRPGPEELAEALLLRNQSSELIR from the coding sequence ATGGCCCTGGCCTGCTCACACGGAGCAGTCTGCGTTGGCCTGAGCGGACAGGTGATCGAGGTTCAGGTCCACCTGTCGAACGGCCTCCCGGGGATGACCATTGTCGGGCTGCCGGATACATCGATCAGCGAGTCCCGCGATCGAGTTCGCTCGGCGGTCGTCAACAGCGGGTTCGAGTGGCCGACCGGACGGATCACCGTAGGGCTGTCTCCGGCTTTCGAACACAAACGTGGATCGGGGCTGGATCTTGCTGTCGCGGTGGCGGTGCTGGCGGGCAACGGCGCAGTCAAGCAGGGAAAGGTCGACGGAGCGGTGTTCCTGGGGGAGCTGGGACTGGATGGCTCCGTACGACCGATCCCCGGGGCGGTCGCGATGGCTCTCGGCATCACCCGCGGGACGGGCGCGGTCGTGTACGCCGGCCCGGACACCGCCGCTCGGATCGCACGGGTTCCGGGATTACGCGTGGTCCCCGTGGCGTCACTGCGCGAGACCATCGACGTCATCCGCGGCGACCGGGCACCGACACCGGTCACCTCCGGACCTCACGTCATCGACGACGGGGGATTCCCCGAACTGTCGGATGTCGTCGGCCAACCACTGGCCTGCCGTGCTTTGGAGGTCGCAGCTGCAGGCGGTCACCATGTACTTCTGAGCGGGCCTCCGGGGGTTGGCAAAACCATGTTGGCCCAGAGGCTCCCGGGTCTTCTGCCGCCTCTCACCGACGCGCAGGTGCTGCAGGTCGCCGCAATTCGAGACGCCATCGATGGGGTGGGAACCGATGCGCTCAGCCGCGTCCCACCGTTCCAGGCGCCCCACCACACAGCGAGCCACATCGCGATGGTGGGCGGGGCCGTCGGTGGTGCGACCCGCCCCGGTCAGATCACGTTGGCTCACCACGGAGTGCTCTTCCTCGACGAGGCCCCCGAGTTCGCCCGCGCCACGCTGGAGGTGCTGCGCCAGCCACTTGAAGACGGCTACGTGAGTATCGCGCGGGCCGCGGTGAGTGAGCGGCTGCCGGCCTCTTTCCAACTTGTCCTGGCGGCGAATCCCTGTCCGTGCGGTGACGATGCGCACTGCGAGTGCACGGCCGTCGAACGCCGCCGCTACCGCGCCCGGCTCTCCGGGCCCCTACTGGATCGGATCGACCTTCGGATTCGACTGGCCCCGCCGCTCGGTACCGTCCCAGGGATGGTCAGTCACGAAGTGCGGGCCAGGGTCAGCGCGGCCCGGGCCCGCGCGCAGGAGCGGCTCACCCAACACGGGCACAGCCTCAACTCGCGAGTACCCACCGGTCTGCTACACGGCGCCCTGTCTTTGACCCCGCGCGGGCAAGCGGACCTCGACCGGTTGAGTCGCGAGGCGGGGTGGAGCCGACGTTCGAGTGATCGCCTGATCCGCGTGGCATGGAGCATCAGCGACCTGACAGGCGGCAGTCGTCCGGGCCCTGAGGAGCTGGCCGAAGCGCTGCTGTTGCGCAACCAGTCGTCGGAACTGATCCGATGA